A single region of the Anaerolineae bacterium genome encodes:
- a CDS encoding 3-isopropylmalate dehydratase small subunit: protein MARVWLFGEDVDTDQIVPGRYAPYMTSEEELPKHAFIEARPEFAREVRPGDIIVAGANFGCGSSREYAPKALKLCGVGAIIAPGFARIFFRNALNLGIPLFETDLTGVLRDGQEVTLDMERYVVVTDAGQEYPLKPPPDFVREIWEAGSTVAYFRRYGRLPGQRAREQGGE, encoded by the coding sequence ATGGCACGGGTATGGTTGTTTGGCGAGGATGTGGATACCGATCAGATTGTACCGGGCCGCTATGCCCCGTACATGACCTCCGAGGAGGAACTGCCGAAGCACGCCTTTATTGAGGCCCGGCCGGAGTTCGCGCGGGAGGTGCGCCCAGGGGATATCATCGTCGCCGGCGCGAACTTCGGGTGTGGCTCCTCGCGCGAGTATGCCCCCAAGGCGCTGAAACTGTGCGGCGTCGGCGCCATCATCGCGCCGGGCTTTGCCCGCATCTTCTTCCGCAACGCGCTGAACCTGGGCATCCCGTTGTTCGAGACCGATTTGACCGGCGTACTGCGCGATGGGCAGGAAGTGACGCTGGATATGGAGCGGTACGTGGTGGTGACGGACGCCGGCCAGGAATATCCCCTTAAGCCGCCGCCCGATTTCGTGCGGGAGATATGGGAGGCCGGCAGTACGGTCGCATATTTCCGCCGCTACGGCCGCCTGCCCGGTCAGCGCGCAAGGGAACAAGGAGGGGAATGA